The Psychromonas sp. MME1 genome window below encodes:
- a CDS encoding Lrp/AsnC family transcriptional regulator: protein MPIDQVDKQILTLLQKDASLSLQQISEQLNITTTPCWNRIKRLEKDGFIRQRVALLDAQKLGLQLIAFVQIKTQQHSEAWLKHFVLQVKDFTPVLEFYRMTGEYDYLLKVLVTDMGSFDKFYKKLVNNVSGLTDVNSSFAMEQLKYTTELPLP from the coding sequence ATGCCTATTGATCAGGTAGACAAACAAATTTTAACCTTATTACAAAAGGATGCGTCCTTATCTTTACAGCAAATTTCTGAGCAGTTAAACATAACCACAACGCCCTGCTGGAATCGCATTAAACGGCTTGAAAAAGATGGTTTTATTCGCCAACGCGTGGCGTTATTGGATGCGCAAAAGTTGGGCTTACAACTGATTGCCTTTGTGCAGATAAAAACCCAGCAACATTCAGAGGCTTGGTTAAAACACTTTGTCTTACAGGTAAAGGATTTTACCCCCGTTTTAGAATTTTACCGCATGACGGGGGAGTACGATTACCTGCTTAAGGTCTTAGTCACCGACATGGGCAGCTTTGATAAGTTTTACAAAAAGTTAGTCAATAATGTCAGCGGCCTAACCGATGTTAACTCTAGCTTTGCCATGGAACAGCTAAAATACACGACCGAGCTGCCATTACCGTAG
- a CDS encoding glycerophosphodiester phosphodiesterase family protein: protein MLAITLGLGVSSTWAQEPISLGVRPLFLIDAMVASPLKTKLSQCRNERFQRSDFSIAHRGAPLLFPEHTKESYLAAIRSGAGIVECDVTFTKDKELVCRHSQSDLHTTTDVLAHPELAKKCTVPFTPADPATGKEAQVECRTSDFTLAEFKSLKGKMDGANPMATSVEEYMRGTPSWRSDLYATTGTLMTHAESAALFKAHGVKVTPELKSASVNMPYEGFTQEMYAQKLVKELKEAGFTAEESYLQSFNLDDIKYWIANNPNFAKQAVYLDERMYEDQNFKASLKDMQSLAKAGVKIIAPPIYALLTLNSQGNIVPSDYAKYAKQAGLDIITWSLERSGPLAQGGGWYYQSVAEAINNDGDTMVVLDVLAKQVGVIGVFSDWPATVTYYANCMGMK, encoded by the coding sequence ATGCTCGCAATAACACTTGGGTTAGGTGTCAGCTCTACATGGGCACAAGAGCCTATATCCTTAGGCGTTCGTCCTCTGTTTTTAATTGATGCTATGGTCGCAAGCCCCTTAAAAACAAAATTATCTCAGTGCCGTAATGAACGCTTCCAACGAAGCGATTTCTCTATTGCGCATCGTGGCGCACCATTACTGTTTCCGGAACATACCAAAGAATCCTATCTTGCGGCAATTCGCAGTGGTGCTGGCATCGTCGAATGTGACGTTACTTTCACTAAAGATAAAGAACTGGTTTGTCGCCATTCTCAAAGTGACCTTCATACCACAACGGATGTCCTTGCCCACCCAGAACTAGCCAAAAAATGTACAGTACCTTTTACACCAGCCGATCCAGCGACAGGGAAAGAGGCACAAGTTGAATGCAGAACATCCGATTTTACCTTAGCAGAGTTTAAATCATTAAAAGGGAAAATGGATGGCGCCAACCCGATGGCGACAAGCGTAGAAGAATATATGCGCGGAACACCAAGTTGGAGAAGCGATCTTTATGCAACGACGGGCACTCTGATGACGCATGCAGAAAGTGCAGCACTGTTCAAAGCACATGGCGTTAAAGTCACACCAGAACTGAAATCTGCCTCAGTTAATATGCCCTACGAGGGCTTCACTCAGGAGATGTATGCACAAAAATTAGTGAAGGAGTTAAAAGAGGCGGGCTTCACTGCTGAAGAGAGTTATTTGCAATCATTTAACCTCGATGACATAAAATATTGGATAGCCAATAATCCCAATTTTGCTAAACAGGCTGTTTATTTAGATGAACGCATGTATGAAGATCAGAACTTTAAGGCATCACTTAAAGATATGCAGTCGCTTGCTAAAGCTGGCGTAAAAATTATAGCACCGCCCATCTATGCGCTGCTAACGTTAAATAGCCAAGGTAATATCGTTCCCTCTGACTATGCGAAATATGCTAAACAAGCTGGGCTAGATATTATTACTTGGTCGCTTGAGCGTTCAGGCCCATTAGCTCAAGGCGGGGGTTGGTACTACCAAAGCGTCGCTGAGGCTATTAATAATGATGGCGACACCATGGTCGTACTCGATGTATTAGCAAAACAAGTCGGCGTGATTGGTGTCTTTAGTGATTGGCCAGCAACGGTCACATACTATGCAAACTGCATGGGAATGAAATAA
- a CDS encoding multidrug effflux MFS transporter codes for MSNSKFALIMALIVAATPFAIDAYLPAIPYMADFFTVSSEQIATTISLYVLGLATGQLVGGPLADNYGKRHLILVGLLLFAACSLIIALTHSLLVVQVSRVIQAIGGGFAMVCIAPLVRERATGNEAAKLFSLIGLIIVVAPAIAPSVGVLLIYLFGWQSIFFFLFIYALFVVSISHFKLAKDASSKTANTSFLRRYRLVVANREGMRYLVAQGCSFSVMLVFVTNASFIYQKYFALSDALFALLFSANVIMMAIFNRYNNFRLNHISAMTLLQQGLWIQLTGLCLLVLMVIFNAPVAAVAINIIFIIGAQGAISANSNAVYISHFHEHTGSASALCGASQFLMAALAGGLSTLLYNGTLWPAVLVMLGLSLIANGLLLTRPNNSGNE; via the coding sequence ATGTCCAACAGTAAATTTGCTTTAATTATGGCGTTGATTGTGGCAGCAACGCCATTTGCTATTGATGCTTACTTACCCGCCATCCCCTACATGGCTGATTTTTTTACTGTAAGTTCAGAGCAAATCGCAACAACGATTAGTTTATATGTATTAGGATTGGCGACAGGGCAGCTAGTTGGTGGTCCGCTTGCAGATAATTATGGTAAGCGTCATTTAATATTGGTTGGCTTACTGCTATTTGCTGCTTGTAGTCTGATCATTGCCCTTACTCATAGCCTCTTAGTGGTACAAGTTAGTCGTGTAATACAGGCTATTGGTGGTGGCTTTGCCATGGTCTGTATTGCCCCCTTGGTGCGTGAGCGAGCGACGGGTAATGAAGCGGCTAAGCTGTTCTCTTTAATCGGTTTGATTATTGTTGTTGCACCGGCTATCGCTCCGAGTGTTGGGGTGCTGCTTATTTATTTATTTGGTTGGCAGAGTATCTTCTTTTTTCTGTTCATTTATGCGCTTTTTGTTGTTTCAATTTCACACTTTAAGCTCGCTAAGGATGCTTCATCAAAGACAGCAAACACATCATTTTTACGTCGTTATCGCTTGGTGGTTGCCAATCGAGAAGGGATGCGTTATTTGGTTGCGCAGGGATGTTCATTTTCTGTGATGCTGGTGTTTGTTACCAATGCTTCTTTTATCTACCAAAAGTACTTTGCCCTGAGTGATGCGCTGTTTGCTCTGCTTTTTAGTGCCAATGTTATTATGATGGCTATTTTTAATCGCTATAATAACTTCCGTTTGAACCATATATCGGCCATGACGCTATTGCAACAGGGTCTTTGGATCCAACTGACTGGGCTCTGTTTATTAGTGTTGATGGTGATATTCAATGCTCCCGTGGCAGCTGTTGCCATTAATATTATTTTCATTATTGGTGCACAAGGCGCTATTTCTGCGAATTCAAATGCTGTTTATATTAGCCATTTCCATGAACATACGGGATCGGCTTCTGCATTGTGTGGCGCGAGTCAATTTTTAATGGCGGCACTCGCTGGTGGATTATCGACCCTATTATATAATGGTACACTCTGGCCAGCTGTTCTGGTGATGCTTGGCCTCTCTTTAATTGCTAACGGTTTACTCTTAACTCGGCCCAATAATAGCGGCAATGAGTAG
- the fdhD gene encoding formate dehydrogenase accessory sulfurtransferase FdhD, which translates to MSVKPYQLVNRQRYELAADTTMISRLSQDEVISEEPLNIVLHWCCQKTGERLEKPLMVTMRTPGNDAFLVTGLLLSYAIIETAEQIESITVSEKNQCDIALINAVSFEWKKFTRHFISHSGCGICGSNNIKALAHAFNVLIDEHKAWLPLTTLLSLPAQLKQRQPIFAKTGGVHGAGIFTLQGCLSVQEDVGRHNAVDKAIGEVLTTGSLTKQSVLMLSGRVSFELMQKAIAAKIPVVVAIGSPSSLAIAAAKQFNITLIGFVSENHCNVYHGDFRIVKVGANER; encoded by the coding sequence ATGAGTGTTAAACCATACCAGCTTGTTAATCGTCAACGTTATGAGCTAGCAGCCGATACGACAATGATAAGCCGATTGAGTCAAGATGAGGTGATTAGTGAAGAGCCGCTCAATATTGTACTACACTGGTGTTGTCAAAAGACTGGAGAGCGGCTTGAGAAACCCTTAATGGTTACCATGAGGACACCTGGTAACGATGCTTTTTTAGTCACAGGATTGCTATTATCCTATGCGATTATTGAGACCGCTGAGCAAATAGAATCGATAACGGTTAGTGAAAAAAATCAATGCGATATTGCATTGATTAATGCCGTTAGCTTTGAGTGGAAAAAATTCACCCGTCACTTTATTAGTCATTCGGGGTGCGGTATTTGTGGTAGTAATAATATCAAGGCATTAGCCCATGCTTTTAATGTGCTCATTGATGAGCATAAAGCGTGGCTACCTTTAACGACACTACTAAGCTTACCGGCGCAGTTAAAGCAAAGGCAGCCTATTTTTGCGAAAACCGGTGGCGTTCATGGCGCGGGGATATTCACCCTGCAGGGCTGTTTATCAGTGCAAGAGGATGTCGGGCGACATAATGCGGTTGATAAAGCCATAGGGGAAGTTTTGACGACTGGCTCGTTAACCAAGCAAAGCGTATTGATGCTGAGTGGGCGAGTGAGTTTTGAATTAATGCAAAAAGCGATTGCGGCAAAAATTCCGGTCGTGGTGGCGATAGGTTCGCCTTCAAGTTTGGCGATTGCAGCAGCAAAACAATTTAATATCACCTTAATTGGATTTGTCAGTGAAAATCACTGCAATGTTTACCATGGTGATTTTCGTATAGTAAAGGTAGGTGCTAATGAGCGTTAA
- a CDS encoding rhodanese-related sulfurtransferase → MSNTIVCALYRFVALENYQEIQQPLLAIMMANQIKGTLLLANEGINGTIAGSREGVDKLMNWLKSDPRFADISCKESFSEENPFYRTKVKLKKEIVTMGVAGIDPNRVVGSYVQAKDWNALISDPEVLLVDTRNDYEISIGTFRNAVDPKTTNFREFPDYVKHNLDPAKHKKVAMFCTGGIRCEKSTAYLKEQGFDEVYHLQGGVLKYLEEIPQEESLWQGECFVFDNRVSVNHQLEKGQYDQCHGCRLPISATDKQSDKYIPGIACPHCYGQLSDQQKLRFSEREKQIALAKLRGEAHIGTDAAEQIHNNRAKKQLNKQKQRIAK, encoded by the coding sequence ATGTCAAATACCATCGTCTGTGCACTGTATCGATTTGTCGCACTTGAAAATTATCAAGAAATCCAACAACCGCTTTTAGCTATAATGATGGCAAACCAAATTAAGGGAACGTTACTACTTGCCAATGAAGGGATTAACGGCACCATCGCAGGCAGTCGAGAAGGGGTTGATAAGCTAATGAATTGGCTAAAATCAGACCCACGCTTTGCCGATATCAGCTGTAAAGAGTCATTCAGCGAAGAAAATCCTTTCTATCGCACTAAGGTAAAACTTAAAAAAGAAATTGTGACGATGGGCGTTGCAGGAATTGACCCGAATCGCGTGGTCGGCAGTTATGTACAGGCGAAAGACTGGAATGCCCTGATCAGCGATCCTGAGGTATTACTGGTTGATACACGCAACGACTATGAAATTAGTATCGGCACATTTAGAAATGCAGTGGATCCGAAAACCACTAATTTTCGTGAATTCCCCGACTATGTCAAACACAATTTAGATCCTGCTAAGCATAAAAAAGTAGCGATGTTTTGTACCGGTGGCATTCGTTGTGAAAAATCAACGGCCTACTTAAAAGAGCAAGGCTTTGACGAAGTTTATCATCTACAGGGCGGGGTATTAAAATACCTAGAAGAGATACCACAAGAAGAAAGTCTCTGGCAAGGAGAATGTTTTGTCTTTGATAATCGAGTTTCAGTCAATCACCAGCTGGAAAAAGGTCAGTACGACCAATGCCATGGTTGCCGGTTACCGATTAGCGCTACGGACAAACAATCCGATAAATACATACCGGGTATCGCCTGTCCGCACTGTTATGGCCAGCTCAGTGATCAGCAAAAGCTGCGTTTTAGCGAACGTGAAAAACAGATAGCTTTAGCTAAGCTACGTGGCGAGGCACATATCGGTACTGACGCCGCAGAACAAATACACAATAACCGTGCAAAAAAACAGTTAAACAAACAAAAGCAACGTATTGCTAAATAA
- a CDS encoding AMP-binding protein, giving the protein MLLPNSAGGVIANMATILAGKTIVNLNYTASHEALLDAIAQAQLAKVYSSRVFLHKLQQRGIDLTATFADVDVIYLEDVMKEIRKSQQIIRLILVKLLPAKVLKQLYVKHVDNEQAAAILFSSGSEGSPKGVMLSHTNIMANLQQVSDVLNTQESDVIMGSLPLFHAFGLTVTQFLPLIEGIALVCHADPTDALGIGQAVAKNNVTIICGTSTFFRLYSNNKKLSPLMFDSLRFVVAGAEKLNTQVKNAFESKFNKNILEGYGTTETTPVASVNLPDMLDKKTWQIQVGTKEGTVGMPLPGTSFKIVDPDTFIELPTGGEGLILIGGAQIMLGYLNNPEKTEQVIKDINGERWYLSGDKGRLDSDGFLTILDRYSRFAKLGGEMISLSAIELAVLKDFDEEVEVVAVAIADPQKGESIILLYQGELDSREVRKSMLAQGCNPLMVPKRWYQVEAIPKLGSGKTDFSQSKRLALEMINAG; this is encoded by the coding sequence ATGTTATTACCTAACAGTGCGGGTGGGGTGATTGCCAATATGGCGACCATTCTGGCGGGTAAAACCATTGTTAATTTGAACTATACGGCAAGTCATGAGGCGTTATTAGATGCCATTGCACAAGCGCAGCTGGCTAAGGTTTATAGTTCCCGCGTTTTTTTGCATAAATTACAACAACGCGGTATCGATTTAACTGCAACATTCGCCGATGTTGACGTTATTTATCTCGAAGATGTCATGAAGGAGATTAGGAAAAGCCAGCAAATTATCCGTTTAATCTTGGTTAAACTGCTGCCCGCTAAGGTATTAAAACAACTTTACGTTAAACATGTAGACAATGAACAGGCAGCCGCAATCTTATTTTCCAGTGGTAGTGAAGGCTCACCTAAGGGGGTCATGCTCAGCCATACTAATATTATGGCTAACTTACAACAAGTTTCCGATGTGCTAAATACGCAAGAGAGTGATGTGATCATGGGCTCTCTACCTCTATTTCATGCCTTTGGGTTAACCGTCACACAGTTTTTACCTTTAATTGAAGGGATTGCCTTAGTGTGCCATGCAGACCCAACCGATGCGCTTGGCATTGGTCAAGCCGTCGCTAAAAATAACGTAACAATTATTTGTGGAACATCGACTTTTTTCCGTTTATATAGCAATAATAAAAAGCTCAGTCCATTGATGTTTGATTCTTTGCGTTTTGTGGTTGCAGGGGCTGAAAAACTCAATACACAGGTTAAAAATGCCTTTGAGAGTAAATTTAATAAAAATATATTAGAGGGATATGGCACCACCGAAACAACGCCCGTTGCCAGTGTTAATTTACCTGACATGCTGGATAAAAAAACCTGGCAAATTCAGGTTGGCACAAAAGAGGGAACCGTGGGGATGCCATTACCAGGAACGAGTTTTAAGATTGTCGATCCCGATACGTTTATTGAGTTACCCACGGGAGGGGAGGGCTTGATCCTAATTGGTGGGGCACAGATCATGTTGGGTTACCTCAATAATCCTGAAAAAACAGAACAGGTAATTAAAGATATTAATGGCGAACGTTGGTATCTCTCGGGTGATAAAGGGCGTTTAGACAGTGATGGATTTTTAACTATACTAGATCGCTACTCTCGCTTTGCTAAACTTGGGGGGGAGATGATTAGTTTGAGTGCGATTGAGCTAGCGGTATTAAAAGATTTCGATGAAGAGGTCGAAGTTGTCGCGGTCGCGATTGCTGATCCGCAAAAAGGAGAAAGTATTATCCTTCTTTATCAAGGCGAATTGGATAGCCGTGAAGTAAGAAAAAGTATGTTAGCGCAGGGCTGTAATCCCTTGATGGTGCCAAAACGTTGGTATCAGGTGGAAGCCATTCCCAAACTCGGATCGGGAAAAACGGATTTTAGCCAATCGAAACGATTGGCTTTAGAGATGATTAACGCAGGTTAA
- a CDS encoding HAD family hydrolase: MMNYHAAIFDMDGLLLDTERISMQTFSEACSALSLPMLKEVYLKVIGCNATTVQEIICSGYGSQLDYQALRSEWLRRYHGIVTKQAIPIKEGVVELMQWLKSESIPIAVATSSDKEIATIKLTLAGLIDYVDCLSTGCEVTKSKPDPEIFLLAAARLQVPAQQCLAFEDSHNGVLAAVAAGMQVYQVPDLIPPSTELIAMGHHIHSSLADVLHTLQSQQIKQAN; encoded by the coding sequence ATGATGAACTATCACGCTGCAATTTTTGATATGGATGGACTGCTTTTAGATACGGAACGCATTTCCATGCAAACGTTCAGTGAAGCCTGCTCGGCACTCTCTCTGCCAATGCTAAAAGAGGTTTATTTAAAGGTTATTGGTTGCAACGCAACAACGGTACAAGAGATTATTTGTAGCGGATATGGTAGCCAACTCGATTATCAGGCATTACGTAGCGAATGGCTACGACGTTATCATGGCATTGTTACAAAGCAAGCCATTCCAATAAAAGAAGGCGTTGTTGAGTTAATGCAGTGGTTAAAATCCGAGTCAATTCCGATTGCAGTGGCAACCTCTTCAGATAAAGAAATCGCAACGATTAAATTAACCTTAGCAGGGCTTATTGATTACGTGGATTGTTTGAGTACGGGTTGTGAAGTGACCAAGAGTAAACCTGATCCAGAAATATTTTTACTCGCGGCAGCGCGTTTACAGGTTCCTGCGCAACAATGTTTAGCCTTTGAAGATTCCCATAACGGAGTCCTAGCGGCGGTCGCTGCGGGCATGCAAGTCTATCAAGTGCCAGATCTTATCCCACCTTCAACTGAACTTATCGCTATGGGGCATCATATCCACTCATCATTAGCCGATGTGCTGCACACATTACAATCACAACAAATTAAACAGGCTAACTAG
- a CDS encoding cupin domain-containing protein, with the protein MVKILTEQAFHHGDTPVYSESSATTSQAFKVKEGIANVLYSPAHSNPLAPAGLQGAGDLVGKWLYNEQPDKQENLLKSSIELFMDSSLAPNASVGLHEHIDTEEIYYLLEGQLFIQLIDKQGVTVEQTIYPGDTHLIQPGEHHFVQAGENGARFIVVSAKVSE; encoded by the coding sequence ATGGTAAAAATTTTAACGGAACAGGCATTCCATCATGGTGATACGCCCGTTTACAGTGAGTCGAGTGCGACAACGAGCCAAGCCTTTAAAGTAAAAGAGGGCATTGCCAATGTCCTTTATTCGCCTGCCCATAGTAATCCTTTGGCGCCCGCTGGTTTGCAGGGAGCTGGTGACCTAGTCGGGAAGTGGTTGTACAACGAGCAACCAGATAAGCAAGAAAACCTCCTTAAAAGTAGTATTGAGCTGTTTATGGATTCGAGTTTAGCGCCGAATGCCAGTGTTGGTTTGCATGAACACATTGATACCGAAGAGATTTATTACCTATTAGAAGGGCAGTTATTCATTCAGTTGATAGATAAACAGGGGGTAACCGTTGAGCAAACAATTTATCCCGGTGATACCCATTTAATTCAACCTGGCGAGCATCATTTCGTACAAGCGGGTGAAAATGGCGCTCGATTTATCGTGGTCTCTGCGAAGGTGTCAGAGTAG
- a CDS encoding PLP-dependent cysteine synthase family protein: MNEQRNWVDQAIAKIQADYQRSADTHLIKLDLNRFQGIDIYLKDESTHPTGSLKHRLARSLFLYALCNGNIRENTTIIEASSGSTAISEAYFARLLGLKFIAVMAKNTSKEKIAQITNYSGECFLVDSTEMIYAESERLAKQMNGYYMDQFTYAERATDWRGNNNIADSIFMQMKLEEHPIPKHIVMSAGTGGTSATIGRYIRYHQLPTELTVVDPQDSVFYDYFHGADKQLVISSCSHIEGIGRPRVEPSFISSVIDHMIKVPDVESVATMLWLETVLGRKVGPSTGTNMVGVLQLAKQMAAKGKSGSIVTLLCDQGDRYLNSYFDPDWVAENIGDIRPYQTQLITFFAD; the protein is encoded by the coding sequence ATGAATGAACAACGTAACTGGGTCGATCAAGCGATCGCCAAGATTCAAGCTGATTACCAACGCAGTGCTGATACCCATTTAATTAAACTAGATTTAAACCGTTTTCAAGGTATTGATATCTATCTTAAAGATGAAAGCACACATCCAACGGGAAGCCTCAAGCATCGTTTGGCGCGATCGCTGTTCTTATACGCATTATGCAATGGCAATATCAGAGAAAATACCACTATTATTGAGGCTTCATCGGGAAGTACTGCGATTTCCGAAGCCTATTTTGCCCGTTTACTTGGGTTAAAGTTTATTGCTGTGATGGCTAAAAACACCAGTAAAGAAAAAATAGCGCAGATAACAAATTATTCAGGAGAATGTTTTCTGGTTGATTCCACGGAGATGATCTACGCTGAATCGGAACGTTTGGCGAAGCAGATGAATGGTTATTATATGGATCAATTTACCTATGCAGAGCGTGCAACCGATTGGCGTGGCAATAATAATATTGCCGATTCTATTTTTATGCAGATGAAATTAGAGGAGCATCCGATTCCTAAGCATATCGTCATGAGTGCCGGCACAGGGGGAACCAGTGCCACTATTGGGCGTTACATTCGTTATCATCAATTGCCCACAGAATTAACCGTTGTTGACCCACAAGATTCGGTATTTTATGACTATTTTCACGGTGCCGATAAGCAGCTAGTCATCTCCTCATGCAGCCATATCGAAGGTATTGGTCGCCCACGAGTTGAGCCCTCATTTATCTCCTCGGTCATTGATCATATGATTAAAGTCCCGGATGTTGAGTCGGTGGCGACGATGCTCTGGTTAGAAACGGTGTTAGGTCGAAAGGTCGGGCCAAGTACGGGCACTAACATGGTTGGAGTGTTGCAATTAGCAAAACAGATGGCTGCTAAGGGGAAGTCTGGTTCAATTGTGACCTTGTTATGTGATCAGGGGGACCGCTATTTAAATAGTTATTTTGACCCTGACTGGGTGGCAGAAAACATTGGTGATATTCGCCCTTATCAAACACAGTTAATAACTTTCTTTGCTGATTAA
- a CDS encoding pentapeptide repeat-containing protein translates to MDKLNRDIKEYYQQDFLGLDLSQQQIEEVIFENCTFTECNFSDVMVKSCKFIDCRFIKSNLSNMKILASRFADVCFQESKVIGINWAKAVWPNYSLTTSIKFQQCIINDSSFFGLTLQEMEIQGCKAHDVDFREGDFAYANFTDSDFSYSQFMRTNLDGVDFSNATNYQIDVTLNRVKGAKFSRFEALELLTSLGIELVD, encoded by the coding sequence ATGGATAAGTTAAATCGTGACATAAAGGAATATTACCAGCAGGATTTTTTGGGGCTGGATTTATCTCAGCAACAGATAGAAGAGGTGATTTTTGAAAATTGCACCTTTACAGAGTGTAATTTTAGCGATGTGATGGTGAAAAGTTGCAAATTTATTGATTGTCGCTTTATCAAAAGTAATTTATCAAATATGAAAATTCTCGCAAGCCGATTTGCCGATGTCTGTTTTCAAGAGAGTAAGGTCATTGGTATTAATTGGGCAAAAGCAGTTTGGCCTAATTATAGCTTAACGACCTCTATCAAGTTTCAGCAGTGCATTATCAATGACAGTTCCTTCTTTGGTCTTACTTTGCAAGAGATGGAAATTCAGGGCTGCAAAGCACATGATGTCGATTTTAGAGAGGGAGATTTTGCCTATGCAAATTTCACTGACAGTGATTTTTCCTATAGCCAGTTTATGCGTACGAATCTCGATGGAGTCGATTTTAGTAATGCGACAAATTATCAGATTGATGTCACGCTAAATAGAGTTAAAGGCGCTAAGTTTAGCCGTTTTGAAGCCTTAGAATTGCTTACTTCATTGGGGATTGAATTAGTCGATTAA
- a CDS encoding gamma-glutamylcyclotransferase family protein has translation MSERLFVYGTLAPGRENEHLLASVSGEWQVATVRGKVLDGWGACEGYPVIILDDKQSLVHGLLFTSCDLSMHWQRLDEFEGEGYERVSVCAELADGSRVEAYIYALSTHIKVANSAAS, from the coding sequence ATGAGTGAGAGGCTGTTTGTATATGGTACGCTCGCCCCGGGGCGCGAAAATGAGCATCTGCTGGCAAGTGTTTCTGGCGAGTGGCAGGTCGCTACAGTTAGAGGGAAGGTCTTAGATGGTTGGGGGGCATGTGAAGGTTATCCCGTGATTATTTTAGATGATAAACAAAGCCTTGTGCACGGTTTACTTTTTACTTCTTGCGACCTATCTATGCATTGGCAGCGTTTGGATGAGTTTGAGGGGGAAGGTTATGAACGTGTATCTGTCTGTGCTGAGCTTGCTGATGGCTCCCGTGTTGAGGCGTATATTTACGCACTCAGCACTCATATCAAGGTTGCCAACAGTGCAGCTAGTTAG